A genomic region of Pseudomonadota bacterium contains the following coding sequences:
- a CDS encoding GTP cyclohydrolase I, translated as MSSREDKEARLTKAFEDLLRAVGRSPGTYPELLDTPLRASSMWLDDLLDGYEWDPASILAGGTPVGSAPSLVVIRDMYFHSVCPHHLLPFHGLAHVAYFPGDRIIGFSNLSRLVNCFAHRLILQEEIGRGVANALVEHLGARGAACLLDAEQLCMVVRGVRQAGSRVVTAAYAGCLADDHQLRLEFLTAIGAKE; from the coding sequence ATGAGCTCCCGAGAGGACAAAGAGGCCCGGCTCACCAAGGCGTTCGAGGATCTGCTCCGCGCCGTCGGCAGATCGCCCGGGACGTACCCGGAGCTGCTCGACACGCCGCTCCGCGCCTCGTCGATGTGGCTCGACGACCTGCTCGACGGCTACGAGTGGGATCCGGCGAGCATCCTCGCGGGCGGGACGCCGGTAGGCTCCGCCCCGTCGCTCGTCGTCATCCGGGACATGTACTTCCACTCGGTGTGCCCGCACCACCTGCTGCCGTTCCACGGCCTCGCCCACGTGGCGTACTTTCCCGGGGATCGCATCATCGGCTTCTCGAACCTCTCGCGGCTCGTGAACTGCTTCGCGCACCGCCTCATCCTGCAGGAGGAGATCGGCCGCGGCGTGGCAAACGCCCTCGTGGAGCACCTGGGCGCCCGCGGCGCAGCCTGCCTGCTCGACGCCGAGCAGCTGTGCATGGTCGTCCGCGGCGTGCGCCAGGCCGGGAGCCGCGTCGTCACCGCCGCCTACGCCGGCTGCCTCGCCGACGACCACCAGCTCCGGCTCGAGTTCCTGACCGCGATCGGCGCCAAGGAGTGA
- a CDS encoding NifU family protein: protein MTPTKTAGSTRSRSYMMLPISQTVPVPSVVEKGTRIGSALGPASLTPAGDAGIATWARGGALPAGGRRDAIAMDEEKIKKVIEEKIRPALAMDGGGIEYLGLEGNKVKVRLKGACMGCPSAQITLQMGVLRVLKQEIPEIEGVVPV from the coding sequence GTGACGCCAACGAAAACCGCGGGAAGCACCCGCAGCAGATCGTACATGATGCTGCCCATCTCCCAAACTGTACCAGTACCGTCTGTCGTCGAGAAGGGGACGCGGATCGGATCCGCGCTCGGCCCGGCTTCCTTGACACCCGCGGGCGACGCGGGTATCGCTACCTGGGCGCGCGGCGGGGCGCTGCCCGCTGGGGGAAGAAGGGACGCGATCGCGATGGACGAAGAGAAGATCAAGAAGGTGATTGAGGAGAAGATCCGCCCCGCGCTGGCGATGGACGGCGGCGGCATCGAGTACCTCGGCCTCGAGGGGAACAAGGTCAAGGTGCGGCTCAAGGGCGCGTGCATGGGCTGCCCGTCCGCGCAGATCACGCTCCAGATGGGGGTGCTCCGCGTGCTCAAGCAGGAGATCCCGGAGATCGAGGGCGTCGTCCCGGTGTGA